Sequence from the Streptomyces sp. NBC_00440 genome:
CGCCGAACTTCCACTGCTGGCCGCCGACCCGACCACCGCACAGCGGGTCAAGACCCTCTCCGTCGGCCGCTACGGCGCGACTCGCGGGGTGGACCGGCTGCTCGCCGAGTTCCAGTCGCAGGGGGTGACGACCACCTGGTGTGTTCCCGGCCGCAACGCGGAACGGTATCCGCACCTCATCCGCGCCATCGCCGGGCACGGACACGAGATCGCCCACCACGGCCACGCGCACGAGGACTTCAGCCGCCTCGGTCTGGCCGGGCAGCTGGAAGTGGCCGACCGGGGTTCCGAGGCCATCGCGGACGTGACGGGCGAGCGGCCCCGCGGCTTCCGTATCCCGGCGGGGGAGTGGGCCGCGGGCTTCCCCGACGCCCTGGCGGACCGGGGATTCATCTGGTCCTCGTCGCTGCACGGCGACGATCTGCCCCACTTCCATCCGGCCAGGACGGCCGGTCCCCGCGTCGGTACGGGGACCGGTAGGGGCACCGCGCGCCGGCTGATCGAAATCCCGGTCCACCACGAACTGCACGACCATCCGTACTTCTTCTTCAACCTGGACCCGGCGTTCCCCGTCGGCCAGTCGAGGATCGCGTCGTACCGCGAGGTGCTGGGCAACTGGACCACGGAGTTCGACGCCTACCGCCGGTTCGGGCTCTGCTACACCCTGCGGCTCCAGCCCGAGGTCACCGGAACCCCCGGCCGGATCGGCATCGTGCGGGAACTCCTCCGCCACATCCGCAGCCATGACGACGTCTGGATCGCGACAGCCGGTGAGGTCGCCGACTGGTGGAGGTCCAGGAACACCGGCAACGCGCCCGGCCATCCGGCCGAGGTATTCGACCGCTGCGCCAGGGAGTTGGCATGACAGCCGCAACGTCCCCAACGGCGCCGGGCTCCGGGCGGGCCGGCGACGCGCTCGGCGCACTGGCCCGGTTCACCGCGAACACCCGGCTCGCCATGATTCCCCGGCCGGTGGTCACCAAGGCCCAGCACCACGTCCTGGACACCCTCGGGGCCGCGCTGGCCGGTTCCGCGAGTACGGAAACCACCGCCCTGCTCCAGCTGCTCGCCGCCTCCGAACCGGGCGGAGCGGGCACGGTCTGGGGAACCGGCCCCCGGGTGGCGCCGCGTGCGGCGGCTCTCGTCAACGGGGTGTCGGCGCACGCCCTCGAACTCGATGACGCCGGTGGCTG
This genomic interval carries:
- a CDS encoding polysaccharide deacetylase family protein, whose product is MPDTTAAPAPGPAEAAVESPRWPRGIRCAVVVSVDFDAELPLLAADPTTAQRVKTLSVGRYGATRGVDRLLAEFQSQGVTTTWCVPGRNAERYPHLIRAIAGHGHEIAHHGHAHEDFSRLGLAGQLEVADRGSEAIADVTGERPRGFRIPAGEWAAGFPDALADRGFIWSSSLHGDDLPHFHPARTAGPRVGTGTGRGTARRLIEIPVHHELHDHPYFFFNLDPAFPVGQSRIASYREVLGNWTTEFDAYRRFGLCYTLRLQPEVTGTPGRIGIVRELLRHIRSHDDVWIATAGEVADWWRSRNTGNAPGHPAEVFDRCARELA